ATCGGGCACTGTCTTCCAGCAAAATAAGAAGGTCATGAGAAGACTGAAGTCAGAAGTCTGGCATCACTTTTCCCTGGCCCCCATGGACAGTCTCAAAGCAGTGTGCCGGTACTGTAGCTGTGTTATTAGTCGGGGGAAGAAAGGAGATGTAGGCACCAGTTGTTTGATGCGACATCTGTACAGACGCCACCCTGAGGTTGTTGGGAACCAGAAGGACTTTCTGGGTGCAAGTTTGGCAAACTCTCCATATGCCACTTTGGCTTCTGCAGAAAGCTCCTCCAAATTAACTGACTTGCCAACAGTGGTCAGAAAAAATCATCAAGGTGTGTTTCCTGCTACTAGCAAGAAGACCTCAAAGCTGTGGAATCACTTTTCTATTTGCTCTGCAGACTCAACTAAGGTGGTGTGCCTGCACTGTGGCCGGACCATCAGCAGAGGCAAGAAGCCCACCAACCTGGGCACCAGCTGTCTCCTGAGACATCTCCAACGATTCCATGGCCATGTACTGAAGAATGACGTCTCAGAGGCCACTCTGTCCCGCTCTCCAGGCATCCGGAGGCCTCTGGGCATGGGGCTTTCAGGGGCTTCCTCTTTCTGTGACTCCACTGAGAAGTTCTATGACTCTCACCCTGTTGCCAAAAAAATCACAAGTCTCATAGCTGAAATGATTGCACTTGACCTTCAGCCATACTCCCTTGTAGACAACGTTGGCTTTAACAGGCTGCTCGAATACTTGAAACCTCAGTACTCTTTACCCTCCCCTTCCTACTTCTCTAGAACAGCTATCCCAGGTATGTATGACAATGTGAAACAGATAATTATGTCACATCTGAAGGAAGCTGAGAGTGGTGTAGTCCACTTCACCTCCGGAATATGGATGAGTAGCCAGACTCGTGAGTACCTGACCCTTACAGCTCACTGGGTCACCTTTGCATCCGCTGTCCGACCACATTGTGAGGACCACCATTGCTCAGCGCTTTTAGATGTGTCACAGATCGACTGTGACTATAGTGGAAACAGCATTCAGAAGCAGCTGGAGTGTTGGTGGGAAGCCTGGGTGACCTCCATTGGGCTTCAGATTGGCATTACTGTCACTGACAATCCAAGCATAGGGAAGATGCTGAGTGAGGGTGAGCACTCGAGCGTGCAGTGCTTCAGCCACACAGTGAATCTGATCGTCAGTGAGGCTATCAAGAGCCAGAGGATGGTGCAGAACTTACTGAGCATTGCCCGGAAGCTGTGTGAGCGGGTCCATCGGTCACCCAGGGCAAGAGAGAAGTTAGCAGAACTGCAGAAGGAATACGAGCTGCCGCAGCATCAGCTGATCCAGGATGTACCATCCAAGTGGAGCACATCATTCCACATGCTTGAACGGCTAATTGAGCAGAAGAGGGCAGTTAACGAAGTGTCCATTGAGTGTAACTTCAGAGAATTGATCAGCTGTGACCAGTGGGAGGTCATGCAGTCAGTGTGCCATGTGTTGAGGCCGTTTGATGCTGCGAGCCGAGAGATGAGCGCCCACATGTCAACTCTGAGCCAGGTCATTCCCATGAtccacatcctcagcaggaaGGTTGAGATGCTCTTTGGGGAGACAATGGGCATTGACACCATGCTTAAGTCCTTGAAGGAAGCCATGGCTAGCCGCCTGTCTGCCACTCTCCACGACCCCAGGTACATCTTTGCCACACTGCTGGACCCTCGCTACAAAGCTTCCCTGTtcacagaggaggaggcagagcagtACAGGCAAGACTTAATCAGGGAGCTAGAAATCTTGAATTCTACCTCAGAGGACACGGCCACCTCCAATGGCTGTGACTCAGGGTCCCCACTTAAAGACACTGGCACAGGGGAGAGCCTGTGGTCACTCGTTGCACCAATAAAGAGAGATCAGAGAGAGAAGCTACCTGAAGACATGGTGCTTGCATATTTGGAGGAAGAGGTGCTGGAACACAGCTGTGACCCACTTACCTACTGGAACCTGAAACGGTCATCCTGGCCTGGGCTGTCTACCTTAGCAGTCCGATTTCTGGGCTGTCCCCCAAGTACAGTCCCCTCAGAAAAGCTGTTCAGCACACCTATGGAGGCTGGCAGCTTTGGCCAGCCCAGGCTCATGATGGAGCATTTTGAAAagctcatctttttaaaagtgaatcTCCCTTTGATATGCTTTCAGTATTGAACTCATGATGGAGCCACCAGACTGGAAATGGGCTTCAGAGTGCTAGCTATTGTACCAGGGCTGACTTACCTGGCAGGGCCATGTAGGACACCAGACCAGGCATCTGGGGCCACCTGCCAGCTCTCACCGTAATATCCACATGTGCCTTACTCCTCCTTCAGGCCAGGTGTCAAGGTGCGTTTTCAGAAGCCCGCTAGAAACAAAGTCTTGGCAATTATGAAATAGGATGATCAGGTTAAAACTaaagatttttgggttttttgttttttttttttaaggggataGTAATTTGTTTTTACTAGAATGGAGGGAAGATGTAAACAATTTTATTGTGTAGAATTTTTATTCAGTTGTGTGAAAACCACAAATCAGGTgctgtattttaattaaatattattttaattgcaaCAAAACAGCTTTTTGTGGCTGTCAGATGAAACCTGTAAATAGGAGGTGGAGGTTAAGCCATCCTGACTGAACAGTTCTTAACCATAGGCTCCAAAATatgtcaaagaaagaatattctagaagccGTTTACTGTAACAGAAACCagacatttgaaaacaaaactgaacttaGGCATATCATGGAGTGTCAGTCAACTGGTTAGTTGGTCATGAGAACTTTCCTGTGTCAGGTGTTTGCATTCAGGTTTTACACGGTCAGTTAACTCAGAGATATCCCACTTATCATGAGCTCCTTGAAATTGGATCCAAGTTTTAAGTCATGCTTAGGACTTCCCCAGTGCATGATATGACACGTTTACAGCAGATGGCCTGTTGATCAAATCTCCATGCCTCTGATTTATTTTGCGTCTCTATAAAGCTATCTCATAAGAAGTATGCactgccctccccccactttgATCATACTATAGCTCAAATTCTTCCTTGAGGAGGTAGCTTGTTAACAGGGAAAGCGCTTGTTTATTGCAGTCAGGAGAAAAGCCTTAggcatttagatttttttcctatgatAGGGAAGATTCAACCATCACTGGGATATTATAGGATCCCAAGGATATCAAAATGAATATCAGCtgtcagatttttttattttaccagaCTCCAAAGTTTTTGCTTTGAcgtctacagaaaaaaaaatttcatttttctcatttcaaatcAAATATGGGTGAGACAAGTCACTCATTTGCCTCTGACCCTTTagaaaaaaactgttttgttgAAATACTGTATGTAGGCTCAGTCTAAATATGCGTGGACTATGCTTTagtgtatttataaataatgaaCTTGGATtctgaaattaaatttttatttgcaatttttaaTTGCTGATTGCCgatggcttttatttttagaataacaaaaacaGGCATGCCTTTTCTATGTTACTTCATACAAACTGTATTTGAACAGGGTTTGAAATGTCAATGTCCAGACAGTGTTCCTAACAGGTGCATCTTTGATGATGGTAATAATGGTTAGACTTTGCTAGTACCTCTGCATATTCCCTCTAACCTGATGTCTTTGCTTTTACCCCTGAATACCAGCCTATTTCCAAGGACCATGGAGTGTCACGGTCCACCCACTGCACTGTCCCTGGCCAGTACTCCTGCCTTAGGAAAGGCTAGTTGTAGACAGGAGCAAGGAAAGGATGGTTCAGCAGATCCTCTGAGCCCTGTCCGCACCAGTTGCCATCCTGTTTCTTTcctgtgctttcatttctttttttctgaagcaggatcttatatagctcaggctggcttacCATTTACTGTGTAGTCAGAGATGAGAATGAGCTtcaacttctgattcttctgcctctacctcccaggtgctgagatgacagggTATGTTACCATGCTTGGTTACAAAGCGCTAAGAATAGAGCCACGAGGTTGATACATGCTAGgcacctgagctacatccccagcccctcacctgcCATTCTGTCACTGTAAATTTTCAGCGTCACACCATATTTTAGTTTAAATGCTTAAGTCATGGGTTGTAAAAAGAGATTACAGAGCCAGGCtatggtgacatacacctttaatcccaacacttgggaggcagaggcaggtggatctctgagttcaaggccagcctggtctacagagcagtaagacagccaaggttacacagagaaaccgtgtcttgaaaaacaaaaaagaaattgcagAAAAATGGGCTTATTTGTCTCAGCAGAAATATGGCTTAGGTGACATTGAAAGCACTTTTTTCCTGAATATTACATTGACAAGGGATGCATGTGTTTTGACACTTTGCACCCTCAGCACTAAGGACACAGCTGAGCTATCTGTCCTCAGTTGCTGATAGGCCAGCTAGAACTCCAGTGCTGGTAACCAGTTCTCATGTCATAGGCTTATATAGATAGGCATTTGGGTGGTAGATTGTAGATATATTGAGAATAAACATgcttattctctttttctttctttttttgtttttttgtttttgtttgtttgtttttttgagacagggttcctctgtgtagccctggctgtcctggacttgctttgtaaaccaggctggcctcgaactcagagatccacctgcctcttcctcccgagtgctgagattaaaggcgtgtgccaccacgcccagcttgtatAATCAGTTTTTatcttgatctttttttttttttttttttttttttttttactgtaagcaagtgctttatctacagaagagggcatcagatcacattatagatggttgtgaggcaccatgtggttgctgggacttgaactcaggacctctggaagagcaagcagaactcttaaccactgagccatctctccagcccctgatcttttctttataatttcctCTACTTGGTTAACGTTTTCATTTCTGTGGCTATTGGTATATTTgtttttgattgatttttattgtgtttctatatctggtttggtttggtagtgttgcTGTTACAGTGATTAGTTTTGCTACTGACAACTGAGCCTCAAGAGAAAGCTGCTAATGAGGAGGACTCCCAAGTGAAACTGGGAGAAAGCTAGTTATCCTAAGGGATGTGAACTGTAGCTAATAAACATGAGAAGCATAAAAAACCAAGGCAATATGACTCCTCCAAATGATTAGATCTTCAATAACGGAGACCAGAGATATGGAGATGTTAAAATACAAGACAAATGATTCAAAAACAGTATCCAAAATGACAGTTGTCTCAAAGGGGATAAATAAAGTCAATTCAGAACTAGACAAAAAGGTCAGCATCATTAATGAGAAGTTCAACAATGAAACAGTTTGGAGAAGTAAGCAGAGATTGAAAATGAattaaggaaataattttttaaaagtggaaatCACTAATAAACCagattaatgagaaaaaaatcaaggattaAAAACTGAGttctggccgggcatggtggcacacgcctttaatcccagcacttgggagacagaggcaggcaaggccagcctggtctgcaaagcaagtctaggacagccaaggctacacagagaaaccttgtcttgaaaaaacaaacgaacaaaaaaggcTGAGTTCTGCATTTAGACATATATGAACATGACCACAACTTTAAAGAATCTGGGACATGGATCAAGAAACTAAACCTAAGAATTGGGGTATTTtttgtcccctcctcccccaggatagggtttctctgtgtaatcttggctgtcctggtctcacttggtagaccaggctagcctcgaactctaagcaatccacctgcctctgcctcctgaatgctgggattaaaggcatgtgtcaccaccacccagctaaaccTAGGAATTGATGGTGTAGGAGGAGGAACAAAGATAGAAATAAAAGGCATGGGAAGCCTATTGGATGAAAtaccagagaaaagaaagaagtctaaATAGTACAAAGAATGTTATACCAGAAGTTTCCCCAAATCTATGGAAAAAATAGGGACATTCAAGTGGATTTAGAATCCCAACAAGATGACAAACAAAACACCTCTCAATGACACATTACAGTTAAAATTCTAAGACTACAGAACAAAGGACAGCAAAAGTTGCAAGAGGAAAACTCACAAATGGAAAGTCATTAGAATATTAGACCTCAACAGAAACCCTAAAAGCCAATAATATGAGATTGTTTATTTCAATTCTTGAGGATAAGTAACTTGGAAGTCAGACTTCCTGTATATAGCAAATGGTATCTTTGAACTCAGTGGAGAAATAAAGAGCTTCCAAGATAAATAcaagttaaaattttttatggGCACTACGCCAAGATTGCAGAATCTtatacacagtggaagaagaaatgCTCACAAACAGTAGAGCTTAGGATAGAGTAAATTTCACTAGAGGAATAAATGAGTAGAAAAGAATCAAGCCCACTGCAATAAGCCAGAAAAACTAGGATAAATAAAGGGGGTGGGAAGACaatattcaaacaaacaaaaggagtcAATAGAAATCACCAAACAcctcaataaatataaatgaatatgtctTCGATTTAAAGTACAGAGTAGAGCTGGAGGATATAGCCCAATCGGTAATGCTTAGCACATACAATGCCCTGGGTTCAAACACTGCAGAAACCTGGTGTGATGCAAGCATATAATCTCAGTGtttgggaagtagaggctggAAGATGAGAAGTTCATATCATTTTACAGCTacacagtttgaggccagcctgggctacctgccAACCTGCTTCAAAAAGACTAGCTGATTGAATTGAAAAACAAGATCCAACTATTGAGTTGCTTATAACAAATTCATTTCACTGGCAAAGACAAAGCGGATGTGTAAAAAATTAAGTGCTAAAGAAGTGGAAGCTGAAATGAGTAGGAAGATTATACTCCTACCTGACAGTGGACTTTAAGCCAGAATTAGAAGTATATAAGGTTTCTACATATGAAAATGAATgatccagccaggcgtggtagagtatgcctttcttcccagcactcagcgaggcagaggcacgtgggtcaccgtgagttgaaggccaacctgatctacaaagggagtccaagacagccaaggctacacagaaaccctgtcttgaaacaccaaaataataatttatcaaGGAGataataagtatatatacatacacagcaaTCATTCTTATATccgattctttttttgttttttgagacaaggtttctctgtgtagccctggctgtcctggactcactttgtagaccaggctggccttgaactcacagtgatccgcctgcctctgcctcccaagtgctgggattaaaggcgtgcgccaccaccgcccggccttatATCCGGATTCTTAAAATCTATTGGTTATAAAGGGACAGATAGGCCAGATAACAAATACTGGGTCATGTACTACCCCAATATATAGATGTGCTAAATAAGAAAACTGAGGAAGTAGAGTTAAATCACAGCACAAAACAAATCAACCTGATAGATACCTGCAGAATATTCTGTCCAATGGATGTGGGATATATATTATGAATGGCAGTCCAtggaactttattttatttatttacttttgacgttttctttgtttattgttttaagatggtctcactatgtagttctggctgttctagaacttagTATGtacgccgggcatggtggcgcaccctgtaatcccagcactcaggaggcagaggcaggcggatcgctttgagttcaagggcagcctggtctgcaaagggagtccaggacagccagggctacacagagaaaccctgtcttgaaaaaccaaaaaaaaaaaaaaaaaaaaaaaaaaaaaaaaaacccagtatgtagaccaagctgtcctcaaactcagagatccacctgcctttgcctctccgagtgctaggattaaaggcatgagctatcGTGCCTGGGCTTGTTACATTTTTGAAGGATATTgtaatttactttatatatgtatatgggtaggtacatgtgtgccatggtgtgcccatggaggccaaaggacaccCATGCCCacctgtaaagtgattaagtagGTTACATTTTAAGCCATAAATCCTtgaagctgggtagtggtggcaccagcactggagaggcagaagcaggtaaatctctatgagttggaggctagtctggtctacaaagtaaagggcagacagagaaaccctgtctcaataaacaagtCCTGAATGTACAAAAAACACAATAATACCtaataatcttatttatttttatttgggaggggtggggggttttttgagacaaggtttctctatgtagccttagctgtcctggactcactttgtaggccaggctgacctcgaactcagtgatcgcctgcctctgcctccccagtcctgggattaaaggcgtgtgccactatacccaggttatttttatttttcaagacagggtttctcttggagctagcttacagtttcagaggtttagttcattattgtcatggcagcatgcaggcagacatggtgctagagagggaACTGAAGGtttttacatcttgatctgcagagAGCAGGAAATACAGCCATTTAGGCTTGGCTTGAGCTTTggagacctcaaaacccaccctgGTTGcacactgcctccaacaaggccacacctcctaataccacagacacacagataagGACGAATAGGTGTGATATGCACTATAGTGCTAGCCCCTGAAGGCTGAGGGAGAAGGGCTGGAGATTTAAGGCTATGTCATCCTCGTCTAGCTGAGCTCCATGTTTGTGCTGAAAGAAAGTCATAGAACAATTTTCCCACTGAGCATAGATGCAAAACTCCTgaatgagccgggcatggtggcgcacacctttaatcccagcactcgggaggcagaggcaggcagatcgctgtgagttcaaggccagcctggtctacaaagtgagtccaggatggccaaggctacacagagaaaccttgtctcgaaaagccaaaaaaaaaaaaaaaaaaaagaagatcatacagggccagagagatgtctcagtgggtaagagcactgtcttttcttccaaaggtcctgagttcaattcccagcacccacatggtggctcacaaccatctgtgatgaaaatctagtgccctcttctggtgggaagtgtacaaatgcaggcagaacattatgtacataataaatcttttaattatatgaaaaaatcatAAATCATAATAATTGGTTTCATTCCAGAATGCCAATATTGTTCAACATATCCAAATCAGTAAATATtgtggctattcttggttgtcaacttgactatatctggaatgaactacaatccagaagtGGAGGGCACGCCTATGATCTGAAACTTGAAGCTGGAtgacacacccctttaatccagatcttgaggcaggaagaccacctttaatctgggccatgcCTTAttctggaagcctatataaggacttggaagaaggaaattcttgttcttctttgcctgcttgtactTTCAAGcacattccttcactggcattggagcctacaTCTTTGGGATCCTAGTATATATAGAAGACCAGTTAAAACACCCACCCAGCCTTGGCAACCTGGCACTAAACAAGGTCTTCTGGAGTCTTGGACTAGATCTTTGACTTTTCCCTTTACAACTAGCCATTGTTGTATTAGTTGGACTGCAACCTGTAAGTCATGCTaataaattttacacacacacacacacagagagagagagagagagagagagaagattctaTAAGTAAGTCCTATGACTCTAGAGAACCTTGACTAAAACGTAAGTAGAATCAAGAACAGAAGCCATGTGCTCAGGGCTGGGGGTGTAATTCAGTTGATAGTGTTTGCCtagtgtagaggaatgttaatttagaacatggctgttctggcgagagatcacatccaaagacctaggtctctgtgatccagcgggaatacaaacatgcctttaatccaggagacaagaggcaaacagttctgagttcaaggccagcctggcatagagcAAGTATCAATGAAGAAAGGCTTAGGTCtgggtgatacatgcctttattcccaatTGAAagtaaagatagtttgtagaagaagtcctcatgtttgaaagtgatgtcaaggctgggtgtggtggcgcacacctgtaatcccagcactcaggaagccaaaggcaggcgaatctctgtggtTCACGGCCAGCcagttctacaaagcaagtctaggacagccaaggccacacagaagccctgtctcgacaaaaccaaaaaagaaaaagtgacaaatcagaagatttgacagaattcgcccaactctcacaagaacagagagacaagggaagctacttaagagccaGTTTTACCAGTtttagagagatgggttgcagagagaactcaggtgaagacaaaaTTTGAGCAGATTGCTGAGGTCAAGCAGAGaaattctgggctgagagagaagccagattaaaccagctaggagaagagtttgagctaaaacacctgagttgaaccagccagcccacagctcagaacaagggtgagcttattcaacagcgagtctcagagactgaaaacattctaggccgaggttagattgtacagaggctagaagcttccgggAGTAGGGCTAGGttggcagaaggaggcagtgagcctggCAGGcaacagttgagccaggagaGTATGTTACTTTTACAGCCTAGTGtttgtcagtgttctgttgccATGAAGAGAGAACATAACCATGGCAACTAATAAGGCATTCAGTTGGGGTCTTGTGTACAGTTTGAGacatttagtccattattatcatgccAGGGAGAATGGCAGTATGCATGGTGCTGTCTGCTTGGAAGGGGAGCCACCTGGACCTGTCACAGGCTCACCCTCATTGACACACTCCTTCCAACAAGACATTTCCTAgcccttctaatcctttcaagtagtgccattccctggtgctatgcattcaaatatgtgagcctgttggggccattcctattcaagccAACATAAAGAGAGACcttgttaataataataataataataataataataataataataataataataataataatacaaaaactaGTATGTACAACAAAATAGGGGTGGGATACACACTCCAAGAGTGGAAACAAAACTATGAGAAATTTACTGTCATCTTCAGCTGCACAAGTTCACAACCATCTTAGgctagagacttaaaaaaaaaaaaaaataagtgggcTGTAGAGAGggcttagcaattaagagtgtctgctgttcttgcagaggactacagcaccagcacccacatcaacagtaactccagctccagggggtctgtgTAGAGGattgttaattcagaacatggctgtttggcaagagatcacatccaaagaccacCTAGGTCTATGTAatctggctggcaagagatcacattcaaagatctTTTAGGTccgtgtgatccagctggaatacaaacacacctttaatccaggagacagaggcaaggagctctgagttaaaggccagcctggtatagagcaagtttcaggtacagaaaagcttagatccatgagtggtgatacatgcctttaatcccaacccaaggtaaagatagtttgtagaaggaagcacctatgtttgaaagcgatgtctaattgagtggcagaaaaggtaacaaatcagagatttgacagaataggatatgtccaactctcatgagaagagaaaggaaaaggaagctacttaagaggcagtttttcagagtgAGGAGttagttttaccaggacagtaacagagacatgggttgcagagaaagaactcagatgaagacagaacaagccagaatgtgagaagaagccagaagattaaagcagattgctgagttagtttgaggccaagcagaggaaTTCTGAGTTGGAAGAGAAGCaggattaaataagtcagctgggagaagagtttgagccagaacagctgagttgaaccagccagcccagagctcagaaagaacaagtaagggtgagtttattcagcagtaagtatCAAAgggtgaaaacattctaggtctaggttagattgAATGGAGGTTAGAAGCGGCCAGGACTAGGCATAGGTTAgaaggagacagtaagcctcccagacaacaattgagcctggagaataaaagttacttttacagatctgacaccctcctctggtctctgaaggcatatgcacacacaaacacagattaataaataaatattgaaaataatcatTTGAATAGGTGCAGAGagcctttttttaaagatttatttatttatttgtttatttatttatacagtattcagcctgcGTGtgagtagagggcaccagatctcattatagacagttgtgagccaccatgtggttgctggagatcgaactcaggacctttagaagaacagttagtgttcttaacctctgagccatctctctaggcccagagagcctttttttttttatgcgccttggtgtgagggtgtcagctcttggctttacagacagttgtgagctgccatgtgggtgctgggaattgaacccgggtccatttggaagagcaggcagtgctcttaaccgctcagccatctctccagccctgagagcctttttttttttaaagctcatcttttcataataaaatctaGGAATACAAGAATAGAAGGAATATATCTCAGcataataagaatatatatccacacatatatatgtggatatatatatggataaatgtggatatatatatg
This window of the Acomys russatus chromosome 17, mAcoRus1.1, whole genome shotgun sequence genome carries:
- the Zbed4 gene encoding zinc finger BED domain-containing protein 4, whose translation is MEDKQETCPKGDSDFVSDKVNFKIEEEDDDQIPCHSLERVDFKSEPEDMRQTDSGDEQAEIRAASCACQPSGKYLPAESEDDYGSLFSQYSSTLYNVAMEAVTQSLLSSRHISSRKKSPAWKHFFISPRDSTKAICTYCMKEFSRGKNEKDLSTSCLMRHVRRAHPTKLIQENGSLSAGSSFPSPSLLLPPQPADVGDLSTVLSPVRLVQKTAPKIPSPDQIMEESVTVVSSEEVSSDMSITEKYSREEASAGSSPNLSMLHYDDTSETMAERNLSLPKSTSGSRRRSAVWKHFYLSPLDSSKAVCVHCMNEFSRGKNGKDLGTSCLIRHMWRAHRSIVLQENGGSTGIPPLYPMPPTLLPALLPPEGDLNSASLSPGKQVKECPSVSSSPERLPEDLSSHTNPGDVSREDVSMLSSSDDLGETSVVPSPEKQLADTVSPRFGSGTVFQQNKKVMRRLKSEVWHHFSLAPMDSLKAVCRYCSCVISRGKKGDVGTSCLMRHLYRRHPEVVGNQKDFLGASLANSPYATLASAESSSKLTDLPTVVRKNHQGVFPATSKKTSKLWNHFSICSADSTKVVCLHCGRTISRGKKPTNLGTSCLLRHLQRFHGHVLKNDVSEATLSRSPGIRRPLGMGLSGASSFCDSTEKFYDSHPVAKKITSLIAEMIALDLQPYSLVDNVGFNRLLEYLKPQYSLPSPSYFSRTAIPGMYDNVKQIIMSHLKEAESGVVHFTSGIWMSSQTREYLTLTAHWVTFASAVRPHCEDHHCSALLDVSQIDCDYSGNSIQKQLECWWEAWVTSIGLQIGITVTDNPSIGKMLSEGEHSSVQCFSHTVNLIVSEAIKSQRMVQNLLSIARKLCERVHRSPRAREKLAELQKEYELPQHQLIQDVPSKWSTSFHMLERLIEQKRAVNEVSIECNFRELISCDQWEVMQSVCHVLRPFDAASREMSAHMSTLSQVIPMIHILSRKVEMLFGETMGIDTMLKSLKEAMASRLSATLHDPRYIFATLLDPRYKASLFTEEEAEQYRQDLIRELEILNSTSEDTATSNGCDSGSPLKDTGTGESLWSLVAPIKRDQREKLPEDMVLAYLEEEVLEHSCDPLTYWNLKRSSWPGLSTLAVRFLGCPPSTVPSEKLFSTPMEAGSFGQPRLMMEHFEKLIFLKVNLPLICFQY